In Vicinamibacterales bacterium, a single window of DNA contains:
- a CDS encoding VWA domain-containing protein yields the protein MSTRTNWLMLLVGVMLLALPSAAWAQATQQQLFVTVVDATTGLGVHDLGAEHFVVQEDDVQRQILGASLATEPLEIAVLVDTSESARSIMREVQEGVSAFVEGLRFNIGMGVGDQVALMTFGGARFILVDWTSDLEQLKEGATKLRSRQGTGTFLPDAVNDTAKDFSEREAARPVLVVVSTDGIDFSSHRDFRRIIQELRGSYTLMYSVFIPTASRRMTLNWDSRERDALLTEGPRQTGGRRINLSGRQAITGALMSIQNELTSQYVVTYHRPESPVPPERLSLGVTRPNLTVRLTPRKPQ from the coding sequence ATGAGTACCCGCACTAACTGGCTGATGTTACTAGTCGGGGTAATGCTACTCGCTCTACCTAGCGCCGCCTGGGCACAGGCCACTCAGCAACAACTATTCGTCACAGTCGTCGACGCAACAACCGGCCTTGGGGTGCACGACCTTGGTGCTGAGCATTTCGTCGTCCAGGAGGATGACGTCCAGCGCCAAATTCTAGGAGCGTCCTTGGCTACCGAGCCACTTGAGATCGCGGTTCTGGTTGATACGAGCGAGTCAGCACGCTCGATCATGCGCGAGGTGCAAGAGGGCGTCTCCGCCTTCGTCGAAGGTCTCCGTTTCAACATCGGCATGGGTGTCGGCGACCAGGTGGCTCTAATGACCTTCGGCGGTGCTCGATTCATTCTCGTCGACTGGACCAGTGACCTCGAACAGCTAAAAGAAGGTGCTACGAAGCTGCGGTCGCGGCAGGGAACCGGCACCTTTCTGCCGGACGCGGTAAACGACACCGCCAAGGACTTCAGCGAGCGTGAAGCTGCGCGGCCGGTTCTGGTCGTAGTGTCAACCGACGGGATCGATTTCTCGTCGCATCGGGACTTCAGAAGGATTATTCAAGAACTGCGAGGGAGTTATACTCTGATGTACTCGGTCTTCATCCCGACTGCCTCACGACGGATGACCTTGAACTGGGACTCGCGCGAGCGCGACGCCCTTCTCACTGAAGGCCCCCGGCAAACGGGCGGCCGGCGCATCAACCTCTCGGGGAGACAGGCCATAACTGGTGCGCTGATGAGTATTCAGAACGAGCTCACGAGTCAGTACGTCGTCACTTATCACCGACCGGAGTCACCGGTTCCGCCCGAACGACTCTCGTTGGGTGTGACCCGACCCAACCTGACGGTTCGCCTGACACCACGCAAGCCTCAGTAG
- a CDS encoding cytochrome c produces the protein MGACTMRFLRLLPVPLLMLMASSALAQSPTYGVGRTPTAEEIRAWDISISPTGEELPPGRGTPEEGALVYQRKRCGGCHGPEGEGDRADRLVKRDGGSDADPWAWGRILPIRAPYATVVWDYINRGMPLNREGTLTADEVYALTAYLLYINDVIPEDKVLDAQSLPQIEMPNRDTFARVPDWEPGMPRLLGYPY, from the coding sequence ATGGGAGCGTGCACAATGCGATTTCTTAGGCTTCTCCCGGTTCCGCTTCTGATGCTCATGGCGAGCTCCGCCCTGGCGCAGTCGCCCACGTATGGCGTGGGAAGAACCCCGACCGCCGAAGAAATCCGTGCTTGGGATATCTCCATCAGCCCAACGGGAGAGGAACTCCCGCCGGGGCGTGGAACCCCCGAGGAAGGCGCGCTGGTCTATCAGCGGAAACGGTGTGGCGGATGCCACGGGCCGGAAGGGGAAGGGGACCGAGCTGACAGGTTGGTTAAGCGTGACGGCGGGTCAGATGCCGATCCCTGGGCATGGGGGCGAATACTGCCGATCCGCGCGCCGTATGCGACCGTGGTGTGGGATTACATCAATCGCGGCATGCCGCTCAACAGAGAGGGAACGCTCACCGCCGATGAGGTCTACGCGCTGACGGCCTATCTGCTCTACATCAACGATGTCATCCCGGAGGACAAGGTGCTTGACGCCCAGAGCCTGCCGCAGATCGAGATGCCAAACCGCGATACGTTCGCTCGCGTGCCGGACTGGGAGCCCGGAATGCCGAGGCTCTTAGGCTACCCCTATTAG
- a CDS encoding molybdopterin-dependent oxidoreductase: MGSKRPDRRGFLRGGAALAGGLTLGAVEPARGQTPRSEALDFIKGSEEMIAYGERSRFVTSVRIAHPPGSRPSPDEFGLVFHVAAPLQDSVGMITPSSLHFVGTTRGSFMPDIDPQEHRLMIHGMVDRPLTFTMEDLKRLPSVTRPHFIECAGNRSRSQFKTVQETHGMTSCAEWTGVLLSVLLKEAGVKDGAPWIVCEGTEEVKGSSSIPMAKAMDDCLVAYGMNGEAVRPQQGFPLRLLVPGFEGIFHSKYLRRVKVVDRYYMTYNDYGHLRQDPDAAALGYQIGPKSVITFPSGGQQLPGRGFYEVSGLAWSGGGAVGKVEVSTDGGRHWTDAEIEGTPYRMAHTRFRYHWNWDGNETELLSRCTDELGQVQPSRAQVTKFFNVNRVPGQDNSIQPWRVASDGSVHNAIS, encoded by the coding sequence ATGGGTTCAAAACGACCTGATCGAAGGGGATTCCTAAGAGGCGGTGCCGCGTTGGCCGGTGGTTTGACCTTGGGAGCGGTAGAGCCCGCGCGCGGCCAGACGCCAAGATCTGAGGCGCTCGACTTCATCAAGGGCAGTGAAGAAATGATTGCCTATGGCGAGCGCTCCCGTTTCGTGACTTCGGTACGCATAGCGCACCCGCCGGGCAGTCGGCCTTCGCCCGATGAGTTTGGGCTCGTGTTTCACGTGGCGGCACCGCTTCAGGATTCGGTGGGGATGATCACGCCATCCTCGCTCCACTTTGTGGGAACCACCCGAGGCTCCTTCATGCCAGACATCGATCCCCAAGAACATCGTCTCATGATCCACGGCATGGTGGACCGTCCACTAACCTTCACTATGGAGGACTTGAAGCGTCTCCCTTCCGTCACCCGCCCTCATTTCATCGAGTGTGCAGGAAACCGTTCACGGTCCCAGTTTAAGACGGTGCAGGAAACGCATGGGATGACCAGCTGTGCCGAATGGACTGGAGTCCTCCTGTCTGTCCTCCTTAAGGAGGCCGGCGTGAAAGACGGGGCGCCCTGGATCGTCTGTGAAGGGACGGAGGAAGTGAAGGGATCGTCGAGTATTCCGATGGCAAAGGCCATGGACGACTGTCTGGTGGCCTACGGCATGAACGGTGAGGCAGTGCGTCCGCAACAAGGGTTTCCGCTGCGGCTCCTAGTGCCCGGTTTCGAAGGCATCTTTCACTCGAAGTATCTCAGGCGCGTCAAGGTGGTGGACCGGTATTACATGACCTACAACGATTATGGGCATCTTCGTCAAGACCCCGATGCCGCTGCTCTCGGCTACCAGATTGGGCCGAAATCGGTCATCACCTTTCCTTCCGGCGGACAGCAGCTGCCCGGCCGCGGATTCTACGAGGTCAGTGGCTTGGCCTGGTCCGGTGGGGGCGCCGTCGGCAAGGTGGAGGTCTCCACCGATGGCGGCCGGCACTGGACGGACGCTGAAATTGAAGGGACGCCGTATCGGATGGCGCATACTCGCTTCAGATACCACTGGAATTGGGACGGAAACGAGACCGAGCTCCTTTCACGCTGCACGGACGAACTGGGGCAGGTGCAACCGTCGCGAGCCCAAGTCACCAAGTTCTTTAACGTGAATCGCGTACCCGGCCAGGACAATTCCATTCAGCCGTGGCGGGTCGCAAGCGATGGGAGCGTGCACAATGCGATTTCTTAG